The following coding sequences lie in one Spirosoma sp. KUDC1026 genomic window:
- the ilvB gene encoding biosynthetic-type acetolactate synthase large subunit, with product MEAIASPITDTQESIQTPVLINGSQALMKALIAEGVDTIFGYPGGAIMPVYDALYDYQEQINHILVRHEQGASHAAEGYARVSGRVGVCLATSGPGATNLVTGIADALIDSTPIVCLVGQVAKRLLGTDAFQEADIMGVTMPITKWNYQITSADEVPEIISKAFYIAKSGRPGPVLIDITKSAQLELMTQPFEYECCQSLVSYRPRLTPKKEQIEAAAKLINNAKRPYIFAGHGVQIAHAEQELIAFAEKTGIPVATTLLGQSTISTDHPLYVGWLGMHGNYGANVMTDEADVIIAIGMRFDDRVTGDASRYIKQAKIVHIEIDPSEIDKIIRADAPVVGDAKEALQALLPLVYANDHTVWRNEFRKFDTIEHDTITLPALTNPEGKIRMAEVIDTLSQKTKGEAILVTDVGQHQMMASRYYQFRRPNSLVTSGGMGTMGFALPAAFGAQVGAPDRDVVAIIGDGCFQMTIQELGTIVQNKQPVKIIILNNNFLGMVRQWQQLFHERRYSFVELQNPDFITIAKGFGMDGMTCDGRENLSGALDTMLAHEGPFLLEVIVEKEENVFPMVPAGATVSQIRLS from the coding sequence ATGGAAGCAATCGCCAGCCCTATCACAGACACTCAGGAGAGTATCCAAACTCCGGTCTTAATCAATGGCTCCCAGGCGCTCATGAAAGCGCTCATAGCCGAAGGAGTTGACACGATCTTCGGCTATCCCGGTGGGGCTATTATGCCAGTGTACGATGCTCTTTATGACTACCAGGAGCAGATTAATCACATTCTGGTCCGGCATGAGCAGGGTGCCTCCCATGCAGCCGAAGGCTATGCTCGCGTTTCCGGTCGCGTCGGGGTGTGTCTTGCTACGTCCGGTCCCGGCGCTACGAACCTGGTAACGGGTATTGCCGATGCCCTGATCGATTCAACGCCTATCGTTTGTCTGGTTGGCCAGGTGGCGAAACGATTACTAGGTACCGATGCGTTTCAGGAAGCCGATATCATGGGCGTAACGATGCCGATCACAAAATGGAACTACCAGATCACGTCTGCCGATGAGGTTCCGGAGATTATTTCAAAAGCGTTTTACATTGCCAAATCCGGGCGTCCGGGTCCGGTGCTGATCGATATCACCAAGAGCGCTCAGCTGGAACTGATGACCCAGCCATTCGAGTACGAATGCTGCCAGTCGCTTGTTAGCTACCGGCCTCGTCTGACGCCTAAAAAGGAACAGATTGAAGCCGCGGCCAAACTGATTAACAACGCCAAACGGCCTTATATTTTCGCAGGACACGGGGTGCAGATCGCCCATGCGGAACAAGAGTTGATTGCCTTTGCGGAAAAAACGGGTATCCCGGTAGCCACTACGTTGCTGGGACAGTCGACTATTTCGACCGATCACCCGCTCTATGTCGGCTGGCTGGGCATGCACGGTAATTACGGGGCCAACGTAATGACGGATGAAGCCGATGTTATTATCGCCATTGGTATGCGTTTCGACGACCGGGTTACGGGAGATGCCAGCCGGTACATCAAACAGGCGAAAATCGTTCATATAGAGATTGATCCGTCAGAAATTGATAAAATTATCCGGGCCGATGCGCCGGTTGTTGGTGATGCCAAGGAAGCGCTACAAGCTTTACTTCCGTTGGTTTATGCCAATGATCATACTGTCTGGCGAAATGAGTTCCGGAAATTTGATACGATCGAGCACGATACCATTACGTTACCCGCCCTCACAAATCCCGAAGGCAAAATCCGGATGGCAGAAGTAATCGACACGCTCTCGCAGAAGACCAAAGGCGAAGCTATTCTGGTTACCGACGTTGGTCAGCACCAGATGATGGCCTCCCGGTACTACCAGTTCCGCCGGCCCAACAGCCTCGTTACGTCGGGAGGCATGGGTACAATGGGCTTTGCCTTGCCCGCAGCGTTCGGTGCTCAAGTTGGCGCACCTGACCGCGATGTAGTCGCCATCATCGGTGATGGTTGTTTCCAGATGACAATCCAAGAACTGGGTACGATTGTGCAGAACAAACAACCCGTTAAGATCATCATCCTGAATAACAATTTTCTGGGCATGGTTCGGCAATGGCAGCAGCTTTTTCACGAGCGTCGGTACTCGTTCGTTGAACTGCAAAACCCCGATTTCATCACGATTGCAAAAGGGTTTGGTATGGACGGCATGACCTGCGACGGCCGTGAGAATCTGTCCGGTGCGCTGGATACGATGCTGGCACACGAAGGACCGTTCCTGCTGGAGGTCATCGTCGAGAAAGAAGAAAACGTATTTCCCATGGTACCGGCTGGTGCTACCGTATCCCAGATCCGACTGTCATGA
- the ilvN gene encoding acetolactate synthase small subunit: MITYTICIFTQNTIGLLNRITIIFTRRRLNIESLTVSETERKGVSRFTIVIKSESREEVEKLVRQIRKIVEVMAVFGYLNDEIVFNEIALFKIATPLGAKSLDVETINKQYKAWVVYWGLDYVVIEKTGSEDDIFGFFEYLKQYEILEFVRSGRVAVGKTEKGLVEYLPEAEWAYYL; this comes from the coding sequence ATGATCACCTACACAATCTGCATATTTACCCAGAACACGATCGGGCTGCTAAACCGCATCACGATCATCTTTACCCGCCGGCGGCTTAACATCGAAAGCCTGACCGTATCGGAAACGGAGCGGAAAGGCGTATCGCGTTTTACAATTGTTATCAAAAGCGAATCGCGGGAAGAGGTCGAGAAGCTGGTTCGACAGATCCGGAAAATTGTGGAGGTAATGGCTGTCTTCGGCTACCTCAACGATGAGATCGTTTTTAACGAGATCGCCCTTTTTAAGATCGCTACCCCCCTAGGTGCGAAATCACTGGACGTTGAAACGATCAATAAACAGTACAAGGCCTGGGTGGTATACTGGGGACTTGATTACGTAGTCATTGAGAAAACCGGTAGCGAGGACGATATTTTTGGCTTCTTTGAGTACCTGAAGCAATACGAAATCCTGGAATTTGTCCGCTCCGGACGGGTTGCCGTCGGCAAGACGGAAAAAGGGCTGGTCGAGTACCTACCCGAAGCCGAATGGGCTTATTATCTGTAA
- the ilvC gene encoding ketol-acid reductoisomerase, with amino-acid sequence MATINFGGVEEQVVTREEFPLEKAREVLANETIAVIGYGVQGPGQSLNMRDNGFNVIVGQRKGKTYDKAVADGWVPGETLFEIEEALEKGTIICFLLSDAAQIELWPTVKAALKPGKSLYFSHGFGVTYKEKTGIVPPADVDVFLVAPKGSGTSLRRMFVEGKGLNSSFAVYQDASGEARTKAIAMGIGVGSGYLFETDFYKEVTSDLTGERGTLMGAIQGIFAAQYEVLRSNGHSPSEAFNETVEELTQSLMPLVAENGMDWMYANCSTTAQRGALDWWKPFRDATKPVFEQLYNSVKSQEQAEISITRNSQPDYREKLEVELAELRESEMWQAGKAVRSLRPERS; translated from the coding sequence ATGGCAACGATTAATTTCGGAGGAGTAGAAGAGCAAGTTGTTACCCGGGAAGAATTCCCACTGGAGAAAGCCCGCGAAGTGCTGGCCAATGAAACCATCGCCGTTATCGGCTACGGTGTACAGGGTCCCGGCCAGTCGCTGAATATGCGCGACAATGGCTTCAACGTCATTGTTGGTCAGCGGAAAGGCAAAACCTACGACAAAGCCGTAGCTGATGGCTGGGTTCCGGGCGAAACGCTTTTCGAAATCGAAGAAGCGCTGGAAAAAGGTACCATCATCTGCTTCCTGCTCTCCGATGCTGCTCAAATCGAGCTGTGGCCAACCGTTAAAGCAGCCCTGAAACCAGGCAAGTCGCTGTACTTCTCGCACGGTTTCGGTGTAACCTACAAAGAGAAAACGGGTATCGTTCCTCCCGCCGACGTTGACGTATTCCTCGTTGCGCCGAAAGGATCGGGGACGTCGCTGCGCCGGATGTTCGTAGAAGGCAAAGGGCTGAACTCAAGCTTCGCCGTCTACCAGGACGCATCGGGCGAAGCACGTACCAAAGCCATCGCTATGGGGATCGGCGTAGGTTCGGGCTACCTGTTCGAAACAGATTTCTACAAAGAAGTAACCTCTGACCTGACCGGCGAACGCGGTACGCTGATGGGCGCCATTCAGGGTATTTTCGCGGCTCAATACGAAGTGCTCCGTTCTAATGGCCACAGCCCATCAGAAGCGTTTAACGAGACAGTTGAAGAACTGACCCAATCGCTGATGCCACTGGTTGCCGAAAACGGTATGGATTGGATGTACGCCAACTGCTCAACCACGGCACAACGGGGTGCGCTGGATTGGTGGAAACCGTTCCGTGATGCGACCAAACCCGTTTTCGAACAACTGTACAACTCGGTAAAATCGCAGGAGCAGGCCGAAATCAGCATTACCCGCAACTCGCAGCCTGATTACCGCGAGAAACTGGAAGTTGAATTGGCTGAACTGCGTGAGTCTGAAATGTGGCAAGCTGGCAAAGCCGTTCGTTCGCTACGTCCGGAACGGAGCTAA
- a CDS encoding bifunctional aconitate hydratase 2/2-methylisocitrate dehydratase — translation MSTYSEYQKQIVDRETQGLHPLPIDGAELMYEVIAQIKDGDHEHRQDSLNFFIYNVLPGTTNAARVKAKFLKEIILGESIVPEIPPAFAFDQLSHMKGGPSIEVLLDLALGDEETIAKNAAEVLKTQVFLYEADTNRLAQAYKSGNPIAKDILESYAKAEFYTKLPNIPEEIELVTFVAGIGDISTDLLSPGSDAHSRSDRELHGQCMFEHNKAQQQALKELKEQHPDKRVMLVAEKGTMGVGSSRMSGVNNVALWIGKQASPFVPFVNIAPVVAGTNGISPIFLTTVGVTGGIGLDLKNWVKKFDENGKLVVDADGQPVLEQTYSIDTGTILTVNTKTKKLYKDGQEVMDISSAFTPQKIEFMKAGGSYSIEFGKKLQTFAAKTLGITAPAVFAPSKEISNPGQGLTAVEKIFNRNAVGTSGATLHAGSYVRVKVNIVGSQDTTGLMTAQELESMAATVISPIVDAGYQSGCHTASVWDSKSQQNIPKLMRFMNDFGLITARDPKGVYHSMTDVIHKVLNDITVDDWAIIIGGDSHTRMSKGVAFGADSGTVALALATGEASMPIPESVKVTFKGKMNDHLDFRDVVHATQLQMLKAFNGENVFQGRVIEVHIGTLLSDQAFTFTDWTAEMKAKASICISQPDTLIESLEIAKDRIRIMIEKGMDNEQQVLQGLIDKANQRIEEIRSGEKPPLTPDENAKYYAEFVVDLDVIDEPMIADPDVNNADASKRYTHDTIRDLTYYSGEKHVDLGFVGSCMVHKGDIKIVSRMLKNLEEQYGKVEFQAPLVVAAPTYNIIAELKEEGDWDVLQKYSGFEFDDAAPKTAARTEYENILYLERPGCNLCMGNQEKAAKGDTVMATSTRLFQGRVVKDSDRKKGESLLASTPVVVLSSVLGRTPTIDEYKAAVRGIKLTQFSPPIKKMTTSASSSDLVSF, via the coding sequence ATGAGTACATATAGCGAGTATCAAAAACAGATTGTAGATAGAGAAACTCAGGGACTTCATCCATTGCCGATTGATGGCGCAGAACTGATGTATGAGGTTATTGCACAAATCAAAGATGGAGACCATGAGCACCGGCAAGACTCGCTCAATTTCTTTATTTATAACGTACTACCAGGCACTACAAACGCAGCTCGGGTAAAAGCAAAGTTTTTGAAGGAGATCATTCTTGGTGAGTCTATAGTCCCTGAGATTCCGCCCGCTTTTGCGTTTGATCAGTTATCCCACATGAAAGGAGGGCCTTCCATTGAGGTGCTGCTGGACCTTGCCCTGGGCGATGAGGAGACGATCGCAAAAAACGCGGCAGAGGTGCTGAAAACCCAGGTTTTCCTCTACGAAGCCGATACTAATCGGTTGGCGCAGGCCTACAAAAGTGGTAACCCGATTGCCAAGGACATTCTTGAAAGCTATGCCAAAGCTGAATTCTACACCAAATTACCCAATATTCCGGAAGAGATTGAATTAGTCACGTTCGTGGCAGGAATCGGTGATATTTCAACCGACTTGCTTTCTCCGGGCAGTGATGCGCACTCCCGGTCAGACCGTGAACTGCATGGCCAATGCATGTTTGAGCACAACAAAGCTCAGCAACAGGCCCTCAAAGAACTGAAAGAACAACACCCGGATAAGCGGGTTATGCTGGTAGCCGAAAAAGGCACGATGGGTGTGGGTTCTTCGCGGATGTCGGGGGTAAACAACGTAGCGCTGTGGATTGGTAAACAAGCCAGCCCTTTCGTGCCTTTCGTTAACATTGCTCCGGTGGTTGCCGGAACCAACGGTATCTCCCCGATCTTTTTAACGACCGTTGGCGTAACAGGCGGTATTGGTCTGGACCTTAAAAACTGGGTCAAAAAGTTCGATGAAAACGGTAAACTGGTAGTCGATGCCGACGGTCAGCCTGTTTTAGAGCAAACCTATTCGATAGACACCGGAACTATCCTGACTGTTAACACGAAAACCAAGAAGCTGTATAAAGATGGCCAGGAGGTCATGGATATTAGTTCGGCGTTCACTCCCCAGAAGATCGAATTCATGAAAGCCGGTGGGTCTTACTCCATCGAATTCGGTAAAAAGCTACAGACGTTTGCGGCCAAGACTTTAGGTATTACGGCTCCGGCCGTGTTTGCCCCATCCAAGGAAATTTCGAATCCGGGACAAGGGCTTACTGCCGTAGAAAAAATCTTCAATAGGAATGCGGTTGGTACCTCTGGTGCTACGTTACATGCCGGTTCTTACGTCCGTGTCAAGGTAAATATTGTTGGTTCTCAGGATACAACGGGTCTGATGACGGCGCAGGAACTGGAGTCAATGGCGGCAACGGTAATTTCTCCTATCGTAGATGCCGGTTACCAGTCGGGTTGCCATACGGCCTCGGTTTGGGATAGCAAATCGCAGCAGAACATTCCCAAGCTGATGCGCTTTATGAATGACTTCGGTCTTATCACGGCCCGGGACCCGAAAGGTGTCTACCATTCGATGACCGATGTAATTCACAAGGTTCTAAATGACATCACGGTCGACGACTGGGCGATCATTATTGGTGGTGACTCCCACACCCGGATGTCCAAAGGGGTTGCGTTCGGGGCCGACTCCGGTACGGTGGCGCTCGCGTTGGCCACTGGTGAAGCATCCATGCCCATTCCAGAATCAGTAAAAGTGACGTTCAAAGGCAAAATGAACGATCACCTGGATTTCCGCGATGTGGTCCATGCTACCCAACTACAGATGCTGAAGGCGTTTAACGGAGAGAATGTATTCCAGGGACGTGTGATCGAAGTACATATCGGTACGTTGCTTTCCGATCAGGCCTTCACTTTCACCGACTGGACGGCCGAAATGAAAGCCAAAGCGTCTATTTGCATTTCCCAGCCGGATACCCTCATCGAATCATTGGAGATCGCGAAAGACCGCATCCGGATTATGATCGAAAAGGGCATGGATAATGAGCAGCAGGTCCTTCAGGGCCTTATCGACAAAGCCAACCAGCGAATTGAGGAAATCAGATCAGGGGAAAAACCACCATTGACGCCTGATGAGAACGCGAAATACTACGCGGAATTTGTGGTCGACTTGGATGTCATTGATGAGCCGATGATTGCTGACCCTGACGTAAATAACGCGGATGCCTCCAAGCGATACACGCACGACACGATTCGCGATCTTACGTACTATAGCGGAGAGAAACATGTTGACCTCGGTTTTGTTGGCTCCTGCATGGTCCATAAGGGCGATATTAAGATTGTTTCCAGGATGCTGAAAAACCTGGAAGAACAATACGGAAAAGTTGAGTTCCAGGCGCCTTTAGTCGTGGCAGCGCCTACCTACAATATCATCGCTGAACTGAAAGAAGAAGGCGACTGGGATGTGCTGCAAAAGTACTCTGGTTTTGAATTCGACGATGCTGCACCTAAAACGGCGGCCCGTACCGAATATGAAAACATCCTGTATCTGGAGCGGCCCGGCTGTAACTTGTGTATGGGAAACCAGGAAAAAGCCGCGAAGGGCGATACCGTAATGGCGACCTCTACTCGTTTGTTCCAGGGCCGCGTGGTGAAAGATTCAGACCGTAAGAAAGGCGAGTCCTTACTGGCCTCGACCCCCGTGGTTGTTCTTTCTTCCGTTCTTGGCAGAACCCCTACCATTGACGAGTATAAAGCGGCCGTTAGAGGTATCAAACTAACGCAGTTTTCACCACCAATTAAAAAAATGACGACGAGCGCTTCCAGCTCTGATCTGGTCTCTTTCTAG
- a CDS encoding glycoside hydrolase family 43 protein — protein sequence MRVAFGFVLLFIYAGVAAQPRRGETPANPGGTFTIQKDKPVWMLTYFRQRYPTRVEIDATGKVVEVPLANPMLINKLHIALSTDGRHWTPLNDNKPVWDHHIRDPYVRRGPDGLWRILSTGGGKGLDREKVGPSCLYVTSKDLIHWQEEGSLPLMKDVRNDTGALARNIWAPEWFYDDKTGEYVLFWSSSFMDAGWKESRLWYSRTRDWKTFTPAKVLFAPPYSVIDGTLLKQGDTYYLFHKEEVFGAKTGERRAIRVATSKHLEGPYRIVDGYLNNGQIVPVITEGPTVMKDPVKPGWLLLYDYCMTDRFGASSSPDLLHWTVEENVNFPPEARHGCVSQLTAEEASALIKTYPGQN from the coding sequence ATGAGAGTGGCGTTTGGGTTTGTGTTGCTATTTATTTACGCAGGAGTTGCGGCCCAGCCCAGACGGGGGGAAACTCCTGCCAATCCAGGCGGGACATTCACTATTCAAAAGGATAAGCCCGTCTGGATGCTGACGTATTTCCGGCAGCGCTATCCGACCCGCGTTGAGATTGATGCAACGGGAAAGGTCGTTGAGGTGCCGCTGGCAAACCCTATGCTGATCAATAAGCTGCACATAGCGCTCTCTACGGATGGCCGCCATTGGACGCCGTTGAATGATAACAAACCGGTCTGGGACCATCATATCCGCGATCCGTACGTTCGGCGTGGCCCCGATGGGCTTTGGCGAATCCTGTCGACCGGAGGTGGAAAGGGTCTCGACCGGGAGAAAGTAGGTCCCAGCTGCCTGTATGTTACGTCAAAAGACCTCATTCACTGGCAGGAAGAAGGGTCGCTTCCCCTAATGAAAGACGTACGGAACGACACAGGTGCTTTAGCCCGGAATATCTGGGCGCCCGAATGGTTCTATGACGACAAAACGGGTGAGTATGTCCTGTTCTGGTCCTCTTCCTTCATGGATGCGGGCTGGAAAGAAAGTCGGCTCTGGTATAGCAGAACGCGCGACTGGAAGACCTTCACCCCCGCCAAAGTCCTCTTTGCCCCTCCTTACTCCGTCATCGATGGTACGTTGCTGAAACAGGGAGATACGTATTATCTCTTTCATAAAGAGGAGGTATTCGGCGCCAAAACCGGCGAACGCAGGGCTATTCGCGTAGCTACGTCCAAGCATCTGGAAGGCCCCTACCGCATTGTTGATGGCTATCTGAACAACGGGCAGATCGTTCCGGTCATTACTGAAGGCCCTACTGTTATGAAAGACCCCGTTAAACCGGGCTGGCTTCTGTTATATGATTACTGCATGACAGATCGCTTTGGCGCATCGTCTTCGCCGGACCTGCTCCACTGGACCGTTGAGGAGAACGTAAATTTCCCGCCGGAAGCCCGGCATGGCTGCGTTTCGCAACTAACCGCGGAGGAAGCCAGCGCGTTGATCAAGACCTATCCGGGGCAGAATTAA
- the ilvA gene encoding threonine ammonia-lyase IlvA, with translation MTDTDQIGLAPDLDNIYLAAERLQGVAVRTPLQENLNLSDRYNANVYIKREDLQIVRSYKIRGAYNKMASLPAEALEQGVVCASAGNHAQGVAYACRKMAVHGTIFMPSTTPSQKVKQVKLFGKEFIDVVLTGDTFDDAFYAAIEFSQRNNSTFVHPFDDLQVIEGQGTVGLEIFKDASGKIDYLLMAIGGGGLAAGVSTVFKQLSPKTKLIGVEPLGAPSMKASLDEGHVVALDKIDKFVDGAAVKRPGDITFEVCRQNLDRILLIPEGKVCTTILKLYDEEAIVAEPAGALTIAALDLIKDEIKGKNVVCLVSGGNNDITRTEEIKERSLLYEGLKHYFIIRFPQRSGAFREFLNVLGPNDDISRFEYVKKTNRETGPAVVGIELKNREDFEPLIQRMNDQSIVYEYLNDQPDLFQFLV, from the coding sequence GTGACTGATACTGACCAAATAGGGCTCGCGCCCGATCTTGATAATATTTACCTGGCCGCCGAGCGTCTGCAGGGCGTAGCTGTCCGGACGCCCCTTCAGGAAAATCTCAATCTGTCGGATCGCTACAACGCGAACGTTTACATTAAACGGGAAGACTTGCAGATCGTTCGGTCCTATAAAATTCGGGGAGCCTACAACAAAATGGCGAGCCTGCCCGCCGAAGCGCTGGAGCAGGGGGTCGTGTGTGCCAGCGCCGGCAACCATGCCCAGGGCGTTGCCTACGCCTGCCGGAAGATGGCTGTTCATGGCACCATTTTCATGCCCTCCACCACACCGAGTCAGAAGGTGAAGCAGGTAAAATTGTTCGGCAAAGAGTTTATCGACGTTGTTCTGACCGGCGATACGTTCGATGATGCTTTCTACGCAGCCATTGAGTTCAGCCAGCGTAACAATAGTACGTTTGTTCACCCCTTCGATGATCTGCAGGTTATTGAAGGCCAGGGTACAGTTGGTCTGGAGATCTTCAAGGATGCCAGCGGTAAGATCGATTACCTGCTGATGGCGATTGGCGGTGGTGGCTTGGCGGCTGGTGTATCGACCGTTTTTAAACAACTCAGTCCTAAAACAAAACTGATTGGCGTCGAGCCGCTGGGGGCTCCTTCAATGAAAGCATCCCTGGATGAAGGCCATGTCGTAGCGCTCGATAAGATTGATAAATTTGTCGATGGAGCTGCGGTCAAACGCCCGGGCGATATTACGTTCGAGGTATGCCGCCAGAACCTTGATCGCATTCTGCTGATTCCGGAGGGGAAAGTCTGCACGACCATCCTGAAACTGTACGACGAAGAGGCCATTGTGGCCGAGCCAGCCGGCGCCCTGACGATTGCAGCTCTTGACCTGATCAAGGATGAAATCAAAGGTAAAAACGTTGTCTGTCTGGTTAGTGGCGGTAATAACGACATCACCCGGACAGAAGAGATCAAAGAGCGGTCTTTGCTCTACGAAGGACTCAAACACTATTTCATCATCCGGTTTCCGCAGCGCTCCGGCGCATTCCGGGAGTTTCTGAACGTATTAGGGCCTAACGATGATATCAGCCGCTTTGAATACGTGAAGAAAACCAATCGCGAAACGGGGCCGGCCGTGGTAGGGATTGAGTTAAAAAACCGGGAAGATTTCGAGCCGCTCATTCAGCGGATGAACGACCAGAGTATCGTTTACGAATACCTGAACGATCAGCCCGATCTATTCCAGTTTCTAGTGTAG
- a CDS encoding nucleotidyltransferase family protein, translated as MTSAVQNKQQAFERIQSHQSALKLFGTARLGLFGSFVRGDQTEKSDIDFVVEFEDSKKTFRNYINMVYYPERLMGREVELLTWEGMASFVKRQAEKEIEYAPLTY; from the coding sequence ATGACTTCTGCAGTACAGAATAAACAACAGGCTTTTGAACGCATTCAGTCGCACCAGTCGGCTTTAAAACTATTTGGTACGGCTCGGCTGGGTCTATTTGGATCATTTGTAAGGGGTGATCAGACCGAGAAAAGCGATATTGATTTTGTAGTAGAATTTGAGGATAGTAAAAAGACTTTTCGGAATTACATCAATATGGTCTATTACCCGGAAAGGCTAATGGGTCGTGAGGTAGAATTGCTTACCTGGGAAGGTATGGCATCGTTTGTAAAACGTCAGGCCGAAAAAGAAATTGAATATGCGCCCCTTACTTATTGA
- a CDS encoding HepT-like ribonuclease domain-containing protein, translating into MRDKLIHHYWGIDYELMWDAIQKEIHI; encoded by the coding sequence ATGAGAGACAAGCTTATTCATCATTACTGGGGAATTGATTACGAGTTAATGTGGGACGCAATTCAGAAGGAAATCCATATATAG
- a CDS encoding helix-turn-helix transcriptional regulator has translation MLRVPSSIEPNQFQSLSIRRTDASEMTFVAYRSDVYPERNEIFFEEHAVIVVLKGEKKFSSPTQELHVRKGDILFFQRGCYSMNESIDNNYRSLVFFFNERLLKEFVSQHLPIFQQPSPTPFADLILSFSSSPTFTTFIDSLLTYFGAQTPYLNELLQLKFQELLLHLLELDTAGQLRAILLHIYQGQKIDLDFLMSAYFLKPLSMNELARLSGRSLSAFKRDFEDHFHTSPGNWIRRKRLEHAHFLLRNTDKNVSEVSMEIGYESVSHFIKAYKAQYGLTPKQAV, from the coding sequence ATGCTTCGCGTTCCCTCCTCCATCGAGCCCAACCAATTTCAATCCCTCAGCATCCGCCGGACGGACGCGTCGGAAATGACCTTTGTGGCTTACCGTAGCGACGTTTACCCCGAACGAAACGAGATATTCTTTGAGGAACACGCGGTCATCGTTGTGCTGAAAGGCGAAAAGAAGTTCAGCTCACCCACGCAGGAATTACACGTACGTAAGGGCGACATTTTGTTTTTTCAGCGGGGCTGCTACTCGATGAACGAGTCGATCGATAATAATTACCGAAGTCTGGTCTTTTTCTTCAACGAGCGCCTGTTGAAAGAATTCGTCAGCCAGCATCTCCCCATTTTTCAGCAGCCAAGTCCAACGCCCTTCGCCGACCTGATTCTGTCGTTTTCGTCTTCCCCTACGTTCACTACGTTCATTGACTCATTGCTAACGTATTTCGGTGCGCAGACGCCTTATTTGAATGAGCTGCTGCAGCTTAAGTTTCAGGAATTGCTGCTGCATCTGCTCGAACTGGATACCGCCGGGCAGTTGCGGGCCATACTGCTGCACATCTACCAGGGGCAGAAAATCGACTTGGATTTTCTAATGAGTGCGTACTTTCTCAAGCCGTTGTCGATGAATGAACTGGCCCGCCTGTCCGGCAGAAGTTTATCGGCGTTTAAACGGGATTTTGAAGATCATTTTCATACGTCTCCCGGTAACTGGATCCGTCGAAAACGACTGGAGCACGCACATTTTCTGCTACGCAATACCGATAAGAACGTATCGGAAGTAAGCATGGAAATTGGCTACGAAAGCGTATCGCACTTCATCAAAGCTTACAAAGCCCAATACGGACTCACGCCGAAACAGGCAGTCTGA